Proteins encoded in a region of the Streptomyces sp. NBC_00513 genome:
- a CDS encoding MFS transporter has product MGEDKTRRPAGERVRGERSLLLGVGISAIGIGMYVPFSLVFFHHVTGLSFAVVGVVLTVTGLAGLAVMPLAGSAVDRFGARKVNLLLYAIRALGFALYPLADTLPAFAAVALVTALADRSFPVVQQSLIGEVARGSSRDRLQASIRALQNAGMGAGALIVSGVLAVWGTAGFTHTAWGNAVAFALAGMLVARVKPVRDASPAAAAGSAGPPPAGYRMVLADRPFLGLTAANFLTALGYSALSVLFPLYIATWLNGPDSLTGAAFTVNTALCAGAGVLIASRVRRSGARRTRSAALGALLFAAAFVGQIVLGTVRPGRTATLIALLVIVVVYTVGELVHSPSGGALSVSAAPEAVRGRYLATYQLSYSLASALAPSLFTALLSVDGRLPWAVLTVAALGAALALTRLERRLPAEAVYAVPPAATATPTPAPIPRESVAGAA; this is encoded by the coding sequence GTGGGCGAGGACAAGACGAGGCGGCCGGCGGGGGAACGGGTGCGGGGGGAGCGGTCCCTGCTCCTCGGGGTGGGGATCAGCGCGATCGGGATCGGCATGTACGTCCCCTTCTCGCTCGTCTTCTTCCACCACGTCACGGGACTCTCCTTCGCCGTCGTCGGCGTCGTGCTCACCGTGACCGGCCTGGCCGGACTCGCCGTCATGCCCCTGGCCGGCTCGGCCGTCGACCGGTTCGGGGCGCGGAAGGTCAACCTGCTCCTCTACGCGATCCGGGCCCTCGGCTTCGCGCTCTACCCGCTCGCCGACACGCTCCCCGCCTTCGCCGCCGTCGCCCTGGTCACCGCCCTCGCGGACCGGTCGTTCCCCGTCGTCCAGCAGTCCCTGATCGGGGAAGTGGCCCGCGGTTCCTCCCGCGACCGGCTCCAGGCCTCCATCCGGGCCCTGCAGAACGCCGGCATGGGAGCCGGCGCGCTGATCGTCTCGGGCGTCCTGGCGGTGTGGGGCACCGCCGGATTCACCCACACCGCCTGGGGCAACGCGGTCGCCTTCGCGCTCGCCGGAATGCTCGTCGCCCGTGTGAAGCCGGTGCGGGACGCTTCGCCCGCCGCCGCGGCCGGTTCGGCCGGGCCGCCGCCCGCCGGATACCGCATGGTGCTGGCCGACCGCCCCTTCCTCGGCCTGACCGCCGCCAACTTCCTGACCGCGCTCGGCTACTCGGCGCTGTCCGTGCTCTTCCCGCTCTACATCGCCACCTGGCTGAACGGCCCCGACTCCCTCACCGGGGCCGCCTTCACCGTCAACACCGCCCTGTGCGCCGGCGCCGGAGTCCTGATCGCGAGCCGGGTCCGCCGCTCCGGAGCCCGCCGGACCCGCTCCGCCGCGCTCGGCGCCCTGCTCTTCGCGGCCGCGTTCGTGGGCCAGATCGTGCTCGGCACCGTACGGCCCGGACGGACCGCGACCCTGATCGCCCTGCTGGTCATCGTGGTCGTCTACACGGTCGGGGAACTGGTCCACAGCCCGTCGGGCGGCGCCCTGTCGGTGTCGGCCGCGCCCGAGGCCGTACGCGGCCGCTACCTCGCCACCTACCAACTGTCCTACTCCCTGGCCTCGGCCCTGGCCCCGTCCCTGTTCACCGCCCTGCTCTCGGTCGACGGCCGGCTCCCCTGGGCCGTCCTGACCGTGGCCGCCCTCGGCGCCGCACTGGCCCTGACCCGGCTGGAGCGCCGACTCCCGGCGGAAGCCGTGTACGCGGTGCCCCCGGCCGCGACGGCGACCCCGACGCCCGCACCGATCCCGCGCGAGAGCGTCGCCGGCGCCGCCTGA
- a CDS encoding EamA family transporter yields MNRFATVALTALAPVSWGSTYAVATELLPPDRPLFTGVMRALPAGLLLVALSRTLPKGEWWWKSAVLGTLNIGAFFPLLFLSAYRLPGGVAAVLGAAGPLFVVGLAALVLGERARLRTVLAAIVAAFGVGMVVLTAQARLDLVGIVAGVVSSASMAAGTVMTKRWGRPEGVGPLAVTGWQLTAGGLFIIPIAALVEGAPPALDGKALLGYGYMMLINTGIAYWLWFRGIGKLTATSVTLLGPLSPLTAAVIGWAALGQALTPVQVLGMAIAFGATVAGQLAQRTPRAPGPTDEAEVVPVEPFSPAEKTDRNVSMDLGNGGMRR; encoded by the coding sequence GTGAACCGCTTCGCCACCGTCGCCCTGACCGCCCTGGCCCCCGTCTCCTGGGGTTCCACCTACGCCGTCGCCACCGAACTGCTGCCACCGGACCGGCCCCTGTTCACCGGGGTCATGCGGGCCCTGCCCGCCGGACTGCTGCTCGTCGCCCTGTCCCGGACCCTCCCCAAGGGCGAGTGGTGGTGGAAGTCGGCGGTCCTGGGCACCCTCAACATCGGCGCCTTCTTCCCGCTGCTCTTCCTCTCCGCCTACCGGCTGCCGGGTGGCGTCGCCGCCGTACTCGGCGCCGCCGGACCGCTGTTCGTCGTCGGGCTCGCCGCGCTGGTCCTGGGGGAGCGGGCGCGGCTGAGGACAGTGCTCGCCGCAATCGTGGCCGCGTTCGGGGTGGGCATGGTCGTCCTGACCGCGCAGGCCCGGCTGGACCTCGTCGGGATCGTCGCCGGAGTGGTCTCCTCCGCCTCCATGGCCGCCGGCACCGTGATGACGAAGCGCTGGGGACGCCCCGAGGGCGTCGGCCCGCTGGCGGTGACCGGCTGGCAGCTCACCGCCGGCGGCCTGTTCATCATCCCGATCGCCGCTCTCGTGGAGGGGGCGCCGCCGGCCCTCGACGGCAAGGCCCTCCTCGGCTACGGCTACATGATGCTGATCAACACCGGGATCGCGTACTGGCTCTGGTTCCGCGGCATCGGCAAGCTGACCGCCACCTCCGTCACCCTGCTCGGCCCGCTGTCCCCGCTCACCGCCGCCGTCATCGGCTGGGCCGCCCTCGGACAGGCGCTGACCCCGGTACAGGTGCTGGGCATGGCCATCGCCTTCGGCGCGACCGTGGCGGGACAGCTCGCGCAGCGGACGCCCAGGGCGCCCGGACCGACGGACGAGGCCGAAGTGGTCCCCGTGGAACCGTTCAGTCCTGCTGAAAAGACCGATCGAAATGTTTCGATGGACCTGGGCAATGGTGGGATGCGACGGTAG
- the pepN gene encoding aminopeptidase N, protein MPGTNLTREEAQRRAKLLTVDSYEIELDLSGAQEGGTYPSVTTVRFDSAEAGAETFIDLVAPAVHEVVLNGKALDVAAVFRDSRIELDHLVAGANELRVVADCAYTNTGEGLHRFVDPVDQQAYLYTQFEVPDARRVFASFEQPDLKATFRFTVTAPEGWTVISNSPRDIPEGAEAADVKDDVWRFEPTPRISSYITALIVGPYHAVHSSYEGPNGQSVPLGIYCRPSLAEFLDADAIFDVTRQGFDWFQEKFAYDYPFAKYDQLFVPEFNAGAMENAGAVTIRDQYVFRSKVTDAAYEVRAETILHELAHMWFGDLVTMEWWNDLWLNESFATYTSIACQAYAEGSKWPHAWTTFANSMKTWAYRQDQLPSTHPIMADIRDLDDVLVNFDGITYAKGASVLKQLVAYVGMDAFFKGVQAYFKAHAFGNTRLSDLLGALEETSGRDLTAWSKAWLETAGINILRPEVETDAQGVITSFAVRQEAPALPAGAKGEPVLRPHRIAVGLYDLRDGLLVRSDRIELDIDGELTAVPELVGRARPTVVLLNDDDLSYAKVRLDDISLANVTAHLGDFTESLPRALCWASAWDMTRDGELATRDYLALVLSGIGKESDIGVVQSLHRQVKLAIDLYADPAWREQGLADWTEATLEHLRSAAPGSDHQLAWARAFAATARTEGQLTYLSALLDGSAEIEGLAVDTELRWAFLERLVVTGVLDEPAIAAELERDATAAGERHAATARAARPTAEAKAQAWASVVEGDSLPNAVQEAVIGGFVQTDQRELLAPYTEKYFAVVKEVWDTRSHEIAQQIAVGLYPALQVSEETLTATDAWLASADPGAGLRRLVSESRSGVERALKAQAADAAAAS, encoded by the coding sequence GTGCCTGGCACGAACCTGACCCGTGAAGAGGCCCAGCGGCGAGCGAAGCTGCTGACCGTCGACTCGTACGAGATCGAACTCGATCTCAGCGGTGCGCAGGAGGGCGGCACCTACCCCTCCGTGACCACCGTGCGGTTCGACTCCGCCGAGGCGGGCGCCGAGACCTTCATCGACCTGGTCGCGCCGGCCGTGCACGAGGTCGTGCTGAACGGCAAGGCACTGGACGTGGCCGCGGTCTTCCGGGACTCCCGGATCGAGCTGGACCACCTCGTCGCCGGGGCCAACGAGCTCCGGGTCGTCGCGGACTGCGCCTACACCAACACCGGTGAGGGCCTCCACCGCTTCGTCGACCCGGTCGACCAGCAGGCCTACCTGTACACCCAGTTCGAGGTGCCGGACGCGCGGCGGGTCTTCGCCAGCTTCGAGCAGCCCGACCTGAAGGCGACGTTCCGGTTCACCGTGACGGCCCCCGAGGGCTGGACGGTCATCTCGAACTCCCCGCGGGACATTCCCGAGGGGGCGGAGGCCGCGGACGTCAAGGACGACGTCTGGCGCTTCGAGCCGACCCCGCGGATCTCCTCGTACATCACCGCGCTGATCGTCGGGCCGTACCACGCCGTCCACAGCTCGTACGAGGGTCCGAACGGGCAGTCGGTGCCGCTCGGCATCTACTGCCGGCCCTCGCTCGCCGAGTTCCTCGACGCGGACGCCATCTTCGACGTCACGCGGCAGGGCTTCGACTGGTTCCAGGAGAAGTTCGCGTACGACTACCCCTTCGCGAAGTACGACCAGCTCTTCGTGCCGGAGTTCAACGCGGGCGCCATGGAGAACGCGGGCGCGGTCACCATCCGCGACCAGTACGTCTTCCGCTCGAAGGTGACGGACGCGGCGTACGAGGTGCGCGCCGAGACCATCCTGCACGAGCTCGCGCACATGTGGTTCGGCGACCTGGTCACCATGGAGTGGTGGAACGACCTGTGGCTGAACGAGTCGTTCGCGACGTACACCTCGATCGCCTGCCAGGCGTACGCCGAGGGCTCGAAGTGGCCGCACGCGTGGACCACGTTCGCGAACTCCATGAAGACCTGGGCGTACCGGCAGGACCAGTTGCCGTCCACGCACCCGATCATGGCGGACATCCGTGACCTGGACGACGTGCTCGTCAACTTCGACGGGATCACGTACGCCAAGGGCGCCTCGGTGCTCAAGCAGCTCGTCGCCTACGTCGGCATGGACGCCTTCTTCAAGGGTGTGCAGGCGTACTTCAAGGCGCACGCGTTCGGGAACACCCGCCTGTCCGACCTGCTGGGCGCGCTGGAGGAGACCTCCGGCCGCGACCTGACCGCCTGGTCGAAGGCGTGGCTGGAGACGGCCGGCATCAACATCCTGCGTCCGGAGGTCGAGACCGACGCGCAGGGCGTCATCACCTCCTTCGCCGTCCGCCAGGAGGCGCCCGCGCTGCCCGCCGGCGCCAAGGGCGAGCCGGTGCTGCGCCCGCACCGGATCGCGGTCGGCCTGTACGACCTGCGCGACGGCCTGCTGGTCCGCTCGGACCGGATCGAGCTGGACATCGACGGCGAGCTGACGGCGGTGCCGGAGCTGGTGGGCCGCGCCCGCCCGACGGTGGTGCTGCTCAACGACGACGACCTGTCCTACGCGAAGGTCCGCCTGGACGACATCTCGCTGGCCAACGTCACCGCGCACCTGGGCGACTTCACCGAGTCCCTGCCGCGCGCCCTGTGCTGGGCCTCGGCGTGGGACATGACGCGGGACGGCGAACTGGCCACCCGCGACTACCTGGCGCTGGTGCTGTCGGGCATCGGCAAGGAGTCGGACATCGGTGTGGTGCAGTCGCTGCACCGCCAGGTGAAGCTGGCCATCGACCTGTACGCCGACCCGGCGTGGCGGGAGCAGGGCCTCGCCGACTGGACCGAGGCCACGCTGGAGCACCTGCGGTCGGCCGCACCGGGCAGTGACCACCAGCTGGCCTGGGCCCGTGCCTTCGCGGCGACGGCCCGGACCGAGGGACAGCTGACGTACCTGTCGGCGCTGCTCGACGGCTCCGCGGAGATCGAGGGCCTGGCCGTCGACACCGAGCTGCGGTGGGCGTTCCTGGAGCGCCTGGTCGTCACGGGCGTCCTCGACGAGCCGGCCATCGCGGCCGAGCTGGAGCGGGACGCCACCGCGGCGGGCGAGCGCCACGCGGCCACCGCCCGGGCGGCGCGTCCGACGGCGGAGGCCAAGGCACAGGCGTGGGCCTCGGTCGTCGAGGGCGACTCGCTGCCCAACGCGGTGCAGGAGGCGGTGATCGGCGGCTTCGTGCAGACCGATCAGCGTGAGCTCCTCGCCCCGTACACCGAGAAGTACTTCGCGGTGGTCAAGGAGGTCTGGGACACCCGGAGCCACGAGATCGCCCAGCAGATCGCGGTGGGCCTGTACCCGGCGCTCCAGGTCTCCGAGGAGACCCTGACCGCGACGGACGCCTGGCTGGCCTCGGCCGACCCGGGCGCGGGTCTGCGCCGGCTGGTCTCGGAGTCCCGTTCGGGTGTCGAGCGGGCGCTGAAGGCCCAGGCGGCGGACGCGGCCGCCGCGTCCTGA
- a CDS encoding MarR family winged helix-turn-helix transcriptional regulator has protein sequence MTEENKDAVDAITAQWYAVRPDLDTAPMAVFGRIYRITKAMGDEMERTYNRYGISRGEFDVVATLRRSGMPYTLSPRQLSATLMLTTGGMTGRLDKLEKAGLLTRSPDPHDRRGLHVTITDRGLTLIDEAVTAGLEVQRAALTGLDPQEVEVLTGLLRKLLAGTP, from the coding sequence ATGACCGAGGAGAACAAGGACGCCGTCGACGCGATCACCGCTCAGTGGTACGCCGTACGACCGGATCTCGACACCGCACCCATGGCCGTCTTCGGCCGGATCTACCGGATCACCAAGGCCATGGGCGACGAGATGGAACGCACCTACAACCGCTACGGGATCTCCCGCGGGGAGTTCGACGTCGTCGCCACCCTGAGGCGATCCGGAATGCCGTACACCCTCTCGCCCCGGCAGCTGTCCGCGACGTTGATGCTCACCACGGGCGGCATGACCGGGCGTCTGGACAAGCTGGAGAAGGCAGGACTGCTGACCCGCAGCCCCGATCCGCACGACCGGCGCGGGCTCCACGTGACCATCACCGACCGGGGCCTGACGCTCATCGACGAGGCCGTCACCGCGGGCCTGGAGGTACAGCGCGCCGCGCTCACCGGGCTCGACCCGCAGGAGGTCGAGGTCCTCACCGGCCTGCTCAGGAAGTTGCTCGCCGGGACCCCGTGA
- a CDS encoding DMT family transporter, which translates to MPVTDRAHTASRTRQPGQSGQHERPGGTGAKGAAGLGVALALVATVVWSGSFVATRGMADSVPPIQAVFWRWVIAAVAVAPFAARQAWAQRALLRAHLGYVCLATLFGVTLYNTLVHQAGLTTSASNMGMIMAASPVIMALYARLGGERLGARRVLGMLLAAFGVLLLVGDGSLGFEFTAGDLWMFGAALSFATYSALLKRRPAELGGLAFLLATFVLGALMLAPAYAVSLSVQGGFALTPATAGMLLYVGVMSSAVAFFAWNKAVAVIGAARAGVVYYLQPVCVAGLGLLLLGERTGPAQLLCMALILGGVALGARR; encoded by the coding sequence GTGCCCGTCACGGACCGCGCCCACACCGCTTCGCGGACCCGGCAGCCCGGCCAGTCCGGGCAGCACGAGCGGCCCGGAGGCACCGGTGCGAAGGGGGCCGCCGGACTCGGCGTCGCGCTCGCGCTGGTCGCGACGGTCGTCTGGTCCGGCAGCTTCGTCGCCACCCGCGGCATGGCCGACAGCGTGCCTCCGATCCAGGCCGTCTTCTGGCGCTGGGTCATCGCCGCGGTCGCCGTCGCCCCCTTCGCCGCCCGCCAGGCCTGGGCCCAGCGGGCCCTGCTCCGCGCACACCTCGGCTACGTGTGCCTGGCCACGCTCTTCGGCGTCACCCTGTACAACACGCTCGTCCACCAGGCCGGATTGACCACCTCCGCCTCCAACATGGGCATGATCATGGCCGCTTCGCCGGTCATCATGGCCCTGTACGCCCGCCTCGGCGGCGAACGACTCGGAGCCCGCCGCGTCCTCGGAATGCTGCTCGCCGCCTTCGGGGTGCTGCTCCTCGTCGGGGACGGCTCGCTCGGCTTCGAGTTCACCGCCGGCGACCTGTGGATGTTCGGCGCCGCCCTGTCCTTCGCCACCTACAGCGCCCTGCTCAAACGCAGGCCCGCCGAACTGGGCGGACTCGCCTTCCTGCTCGCCACCTTCGTGCTCGGCGCGCTGATGCTGGCGCCCGCGTACGCCGTGTCCCTGTCCGTCCAGGGCGGTTTCGCCCTCACCCCCGCCACCGCAGGCATGCTGCTCTACGTCGGCGTGATGTCCTCCGCCGTCGCCTTCTTCGCCTGGAACAAGGCCGTCGCGGTCATCGGCGCCGCCCGCGCCGGCGTCGTGTACTACCTCCAGCCCGTCTGCGTCGCCGGCCTCGGACTGCTGCTGCTGGGCGAACGGACCGGCCCCGCCCAACTCCTCTGCATGGCGCTGATCCTGGGCGGCGTGGCCCTCGGTGCCCGGCGGTAG
- a CDS encoding LysR family transcriptional regulator: protein MIEWDIKKLRILRTLADRGTVTATAEALHMTPSAVSQQLTNLARQLGVPLLEAQGRGVRLTDAAHLVLRHAEAVFAQLERADAELAGYLSGDAGEVRIGAFSTAVPVLVVPAVAALRRTHPGVEVRVRETEAAESYELLSAGAVDLALSLAAHAPTARDPRFTRVTLLEDPLDVALPPDHPLVAAPAVRLADLSGDRWIYGGSGPWSEITRNACEAAGFVPEQAHSASGWTAILAMVEAGMGVALVPRMVTGRASGVAVRVLAHDRPTRHVVAALRRGSASAPALAHVLAALRAVPAS, encoded by the coding sequence ATGATCGAGTGGGACATCAAGAAGCTGCGGATCCTGCGGACCCTGGCCGACCGGGGCACCGTGACCGCGACGGCCGAGGCGCTGCACATGACGCCCTCGGCCGTTTCGCAGCAGCTGACCAACCTCGCCCGGCAGTTGGGGGTTCCACTACTGGAGGCCCAGGGGCGCGGGGTGCGGCTCACCGACGCCGCGCACCTGGTCCTGCGGCACGCCGAGGCCGTGTTCGCCCAGCTCGAACGAGCCGACGCCGAACTCGCCGGCTACCTGTCGGGGGATGCGGGCGAGGTCCGGATCGGCGCCTTCTCCACCGCCGTGCCCGTCCTCGTCGTCCCGGCCGTCGCCGCCCTTCGCCGGACCCACCCCGGCGTGGAGGTGCGCGTCCGGGAGACCGAGGCCGCCGAATCGTACGAGCTGCTGTCCGCGGGCGCCGTCGACCTGGCGCTCTCCCTCGCGGCCCATGCCCCGACCGCCCGTGACCCCCGTTTCACCCGGGTCACACTGCTGGAGGACCCGCTGGACGTGGCCCTGCCCCCCGACCACCCGCTGGTGGCCGCGCCGGCCGTGCGACTGGCCGACCTGTCCGGGGACCGGTGGATCTACGGGGGCAGCGGGCCCTGGTCGGAGATCACCCGCAACGCGTGCGAGGCCGCCGGGTTCGTCCCCGAACAGGCCCACTCCGCGTCGGGTTGGACGGCCATCCTCGCCATGGTCGAGGCCGGCATGGGCGTGGCGCTCGTCCCGCGCATGGTGACGGGCCGCGCATCCGGCGTCGCCGTCCGGGTGCTGGCCCACGACCGGCCGACCCGGCACGTGGTCGCGGCCCTGAGGCGCGGCTCCGCGTCGGCGCCGGCGCTGGCCCACGTACTGGCCGCGCTCAGAGCCGTCCCGGCGTCCTGA
- a CDS encoding 4-alpha-glucanotransferase produces the protein MDDLARLAELHGIATSYQPAADVTVQVPHATITTVLACLGVPADTPEEIRAAVAEAALEAAVRPLPRTVVHWRGEPLPAAPPGSRVLLEDGGEAPWGPDLPLGVHRLTAEAPEGRTAEATLVVAPDRAPAAPGRTTHGLLVQLYSLLSERSWGMGDLGDLAELARWAGRAHGAGFIQVNPLHAAVPGTPTDSSPYRPSTRRFPDPVHLRIEDVPEYADCPDRTALDELAARGAELRRAVLEKGELIDRDAVWELKRRALELLYVVPRTAGRAAAYAAFRTEQGDQLDRHAAWCAGHAGEDPRERADFHRWLVWLTVEQLAAAQSAAREAGMAVGIVHDLAVGVHPQGSDVAGPRHYAEDISVGAPPDAFNARGQDWGLPPWRPDALAAAGYAPFRDLLRGVFRYAGALRIDHVMGLFRLWWIPRGTPPAEGTYVSHDGEAMLAILVLEAHRAGALVVGEDLGTVEPRVRDALARRGVLGTSVLWFERDWAGGGAPLEPEQWRADCLATATTHDLPPTAAKLAGAHVELRDRLGLLARPVEVERAEDEADTAEWLALLDRLGLETKDEESAVRALYGFLLRTPARLVGVWLPDAVGDRRPQNVPGTWDQYPNWRLPIADGSGRPLTLEALTASSRANALLSAVREGVRTRTAPPGARSV, from the coding sequence GCCGCCCTGGAGGCCGCCGTGAGGCCCCTGCCCCGCACGGTGGTGCACTGGCGGGGGGAGCCCCTGCCGGCCGCGCCGCCGGGGAGCCGGGTGCTGCTGGAGGACGGCGGGGAGGCCCCGTGGGGCCCCGACCTGCCGCTCGGCGTGCACCGGCTCACGGCCGAGGCGCCCGAGGGCCGCACCGCCGAGGCGACGCTGGTCGTGGCCCCCGACCGGGCCCCGGCCGCGCCCGGCCGGACGACCCACGGGCTGCTCGTCCAGCTCTACTCGCTGCTGTCCGAGCGCTCCTGGGGCATGGGCGACCTCGGCGACCTGGCAGAACTCGCCCGCTGGGCGGGTCGCGCCCACGGCGCCGGTTTCATCCAGGTCAACCCGCTGCACGCGGCCGTTCCCGGGACGCCGACCGACTCGTCTCCGTACCGGCCCTCCACCCGCCGCTTCCCGGATCCGGTCCACCTGCGGATCGAGGACGTCCCCGAGTACGCCGACTGCCCCGACCGGACGGCCCTGGACGAGCTGGCGGCACGCGGAGCCGAGCTGCGCCGCGCGGTCCTGGAGAAGGGCGAGCTCATCGACCGGGACGCGGTGTGGGAGCTCAAGCGGCGGGCCCTGGAGCTGCTGTACGTCGTCCCGCGCACGGCCGGGCGCGCCGCGGCCTACGCCGCGTTCCGCACCGAACAGGGGGACCAGCTGGACCGGCACGCGGCCTGGTGCGCCGGGCACGCCGGGGAGGATCCACGGGAGCGGGCCGACTTCCACCGCTGGCTGGTCTGGCTGACGGTCGAGCAGCTCGCCGCCGCCCAGAGCGCCGCCCGGGAGGCGGGCATGGCGGTCGGCATCGTGCACGACCTGGCGGTCGGCGTGCACCCGCAGGGCTCGGACGTCGCCGGACCGCGCCACTACGCCGAGGACATCTCCGTGGGCGCCCCGCCGGACGCCTTCAACGCGCGGGGCCAGGACTGGGGGCTGCCGCCCTGGCGGCCCGACGCGCTGGCCGCCGCCGGGTACGCGCCCTTCCGGGACCTGCTGCGCGGGGTGTTCCGGTACGCGGGCGCGCTGCGCATCGACCACGTCATGGGGCTGTTCCGGCTCTGGTGGATCCCCCGTGGCACCCCGCCGGCGGAGGGCACGTACGTCTCCCACGACGGGGAGGCGATGCTGGCGATCCTGGTCCTGGAGGCCCACCGGGCCGGGGCGCTGGTCGTCGGCGAGGACCTCGGGACGGTGGAGCCGAGGGTCCGCGACGCCCTGGCCCGGCGCGGGGTGCTCGGCACCTCGGTGCTGTGGTTCGAGCGCGACTGGGCGGGCGGCGGAGCCCCGCTGGAGCCCGAGCAGTGGCGGGCGGACTGCCTGGCGACGGCCACGACGCACGATCTGCCGCCCACCGCCGCGAAGCTGGCCGGGGCCCATGTCGAACTGCGCGACCGGCTCGGTCTGCTCGCCCGCCCGGTGGAGGTGGAACGGGCCGAGGACGAGGCCGACACCGCCGAGTGGCTGGCCCTGCTGGACCGGCTCGGGCTGGAGACGAAGGACGAGGAGTCCGCCGTGCGGGCCCTGTACGGCTTCCTGCTGCGCACGCCCGCCCGGCTCGTCGGCGTGTGGCTGCCGGACGCGGTGGGGGACCGGCGGCCGCAGAACGTGCCGGGGACCTGGGACCAGTACCCCAACTGGCGGCTGCCGATCGCCGACGGGTCGGGGCGACCGTTGACGCTGGAGGCGCTGACGGCCTCCTCGCGGGCGAACGCCCTGCTGAGCGCGGTGCGCGAGGGCGTACGGACCCGTACGGCACCCCCGGGCGCGCGCTCCGTTTAG